One window of Alosa sapidissima isolate fAloSap1 chromosome 21, fAloSap1.pri, whole genome shotgun sequence genomic DNA carries:
- the gja4 gene encoding gap junction protein alpha 4: MSRADWSFLEQLLEEGQENSTGVGRVWLTVLFLFRILALGTAAESAWDDEQSAFVCNTKQPGCEEVCYDQAFPVSHFRYFVLQIIFVSTPTIFYFGYVAVRARKAAERDERRQAAAEEESEERKKQLRSRSHGAGAEGGKAKLEVIQEKDEEPVVVEEETEKKEAQGGRGGGRRGAERPKLKGRLLGAYAVSIALKLALEVGFIVGLWSLYGFTVPARYECRREPCPHTVDCFVSRPTEKTIFTIYIQAIAAVSVLLNVLELLNLLQRAITQRLEKRYRRQTPWPVRATREIARAPSHLETSSETTLAPAYEERGHQYLPGIDAEAPQADQSWALEVGTGETVPGLASDLLPSYLNCISGMRPLASGGHHHRLQQHQQMHKQSKRNKHGHHKGGDPKHRHYV, from the coding sequence ATGTCCAGAGCTGACTGGAGCTTCCTGGAGCAGCTGCTTGAGGAGGGCCAGGAGAACTCGACCGGCGTGGGCCGCGTGTGGCTGACCGTGCTCTTCCTCTTCCGCATCCTGGCACTGGGCACGGCCGCCGAGTCGGCCTGGGACGACGAGCAGTCCGCCTTCGTGTGCAACACCAAGCAGCCGGGCTGCGAGGAGGTCTGCTACGACCAGGCCTTCCCCGTCTCCCACTTCCGCTACTTCGTCCTGCAGATCATCTTCGTGTCCACGCCGACCATCTTCTACTTCGGCTACGTGGCCGTGCGCGCCAGGAAGGCGGCCGAGAGGGACGAGCGACGGCAGGCGGCTGCTGAGGAGGAgtcggaggagaggaagaagcagTTGAGGAGTCGGAGTCATGGAGCCGGCGCAGAGGGAGGGAAGGCCAAGCTGGAGGTGATTCAGGAGAAGGACGAGGAGCccgtggtggtggaggaggagacggAGAAGAAGGAGGcgcagggaggaagaggaggggggaggcgAGGTGCGGAGAGGCCCAAGCTGAAGGGCCGGCTGCTGGGCGCGTACGCGGTCAGCATCGCCCTGAAGCTGGCCCTGGAGGTGGGCTTCATAGTGGGGCTCTGGTCCCTCTACGGCTTCACGGTGCCAGCGCGGTACGAGTGCCGACGCGAGCCCTGCCCGCACACGGTGGACTGCTTCGTGTCGCGACCCACCGAGAAGACCATCTTCACCATCTACATCCAGGCCATTGCGGCCGTCTCCGTGCTGCTCAACGTCCTGGAGCTCTTGAACCTCCTGCAGAGGGCCATCACGCAGCGCCTGGAGAAGCGCTACCGCCGCCAGACCCCCTGGCCGGTCCGCGCCACGCGTGAGATCGCCCGGGCGCCCTCGCACCTGGAGACCAGCAGCGAGACCACTCTAGCGCCGGCCTACGAGGAGAGGGGGCATCAGTACCTGCCCGGCATCGACGCGGAGGCACCACAGGCTGACCAGAGCTGGGCGCTGGAGGTGGGCACTGGGGAGACGGTGCCGGGGCTGGCGTCCGACCTGCTGCCCAGCTACCTCAACTGCATCAGCGGCATGAGGCCCCTGGCCAGCGGCGGGCACCACCACAGactccagcagcaccagcagatGCACAAGCAGAGCAAGCGCAATAAGCACGGCCACCACAAGGGCGGCGATCCCAAGCACAGGCATTATGTGTGA